From Synchiropus splendidus isolate RoL2022-P1 chromosome 10, RoL_Sspl_1.0, whole genome shotgun sequence, the proteins below share one genomic window:
- the ubxn4 gene encoding UBX domain-containing protein 4, translating into MHWFGGSIPDAINSAKQRGYIFVVVITGEDELSTQLRCSWEDDKVAEAAQSCCVAIKVDARSETCVQFSQIYPVVCIPSCFFIGENGIPLEVIAGTVTAEELIRRIKKVKELHDQQVGKTAVDQHHHDAPASAHVAPRGSAPAESTASQSGTNISLPSMECANPSLGAAENDVGTSEGGAAGLGGAGTCVQTQEQMDAKVERLTKKLEERRERRKKEEEENEIEKEMERRKMGKDIQDFKRKQEEMKTKQLLEERLKEKAEERAARERVKQQIELDRADRAARFARNQEEKLAAKQAQLQARQAEEQARREMSVRERSVIARIQFRLPDGSSFTNKFQSTSKLLEAWQFAAQEVGNRYGNFTLATMFPRREFTSEDLDKTLLELELAPSASIVLLPNSDTSTNTVVQSSGGGIWTLLGSLFYPLLAVWRFLSSFLFVSQSRPGGPSNNPPQQSNSHTSSSTPNKPNRDQFSKHTQEKQSKDFKKDGKVCRLRTQEDTEDENNTWNGNSTQQM; encoded by the exons ATGCACTGGTTCGGCGGTTCAATTCCTGATGCCATAAACTCGGCTAAACAGCGAGGTTATATCTTCGTCGTTGTCATTACAG GAGAGGACGAACTGTCAACACAGCTCAGGTGCAGTTGGGAAGACGACAAAGTTGCGGAAGCTGCTCAAAGCTGTTGTGTGGCCATCAAAGTGGACGCCAGAAG CGAGACCTGCGTGCAGTTCTCTCAAATAT ATCCTGTCGTGTGTATACCGTCTTGCTTCTTCATTGGAGAGAACGGAATACCTCTGGAAGTCATCGCTGGTACTGTGACTGCAGAAGAGCTGATTAGAAGAATCAAGAAAGTGAAAGAG CTGCACGATCAACAGGTTGGAAAAACAGCTGTCGATCAACATCACCATGATGCGCCAGCTTCTGCCCATGTTGCCCCCCGTGGCTCTGCCCCGGCAGAATCCACTGCTTCACAATCAGGAACTAATATTAGTTTGCCGTCCATGGAATGCGCTAATCCCTCTTTGGGAGCTGCAGAGAATG ATGTGGGAACTTCTGAAGGTGGAGCTGCAGGTCTAGGTGGTGCTGGTACTTGTGTCCAGACTCAAGAACAGATGGATGCTAAAGTTGAAAG ATTAACAAAGAAGCTGGAAGAGCGAcgggaaagaagaaaaaaagaagaagaggag aatgagataGAGAAGGAAATGGAAAGGCGGAAGATGGGGAAAGATATCCAAGATTTTAAGAGAaagcaggaggagatgaagacaaaGCAACTTCTGGAGGAAAGACTGAAGGAGAAAGCAGAGGAACGGGCTGCGCGGGAGCGTGTCAAACAGCAGATTGAACTG gacagagctgacagagcagCGCGCTTTGCCAGAAACCAGGAAGAAAAACTTGCAGCTAAGCAAGCACAACTGCAAGCAAGACAGGCAGAGGAGCAGGCCAGGAGAGAGATGTCTGTGAGGGAGAGAAG TGTAATAGCTAGGATCCAATTTCGTCTTCCGGATGGCTCCTCTTTCACCAATAAGTTCCAGTCAACAAGTAAACTCCTGGAGGCTTGGCAGTTTGCTGCTCAG gaAGTGGGAAATCGCTATGGGAACTTCACACTTGCCACAATGTTTCCACGTCGGGAGTTCACCAGTGAAGATTTGGACAAGACTCTACTGGAGTTGGAATTGGCTCCAAGTGCTTCAATTGTGCTTCTACCT AATTCTGACACATCCACCAACACTGTGGTCCAGTCCTCTGGAGGTGGAATTTGGACTCTCCTGGGTTCACTCTTCTACCCACTGCTGGCTGTGTGGCGGTTCCTCAGCTCCTTCCTATTTGTAAGCCAGTCCAGACCTGGAGGGCCTTCCAACAACCCCCCCCAACAGTCTAATTCTCACACAAGCTCATCTACTCCCAACAAACCAAACAG aGATCAGTTCAGTAAACATACTCAGGAGAAGCAGTCAAAGGACTTCAAAAAGGATGGCAAAGTATGTCGGCTCAGGACACAGGAGGATAcagaggatgagaacaacacctGGAATGGAAACTCAACTCAGCAAATGTAG